The following are from one region of the Microbacterium sp. cx-55 genome:
- the rnpA gene encoding ribonuclease P protein component — MRCSGPHTVTYVVATGEDRAARFGFIVSKKVGSAVVRNTVRRRLKAICASALPTLGRGADVVVRALPGAADASFQELDAHVNRCLARSAS, encoded by the coding sequence GTGCGATGTTCCGGGCCTCACACCGTCACCTACGTGGTGGCGACCGGTGAGGACCGAGCCGCACGATTCGGTTTCATCGTGAGCAAGAAGGTCGGTTCCGCCGTCGTCCGCAACACGGTCAGACGTCGACTCAAGGCCATCTGCGCGTCCGCGCTCCCGACTCTCGGTCGGGGCGCGGACGTTGTCGTGCGTGCACTTCCGGGGGCCGCCGACGCGAGCTTCCAGGAGCTGGACGCCCACGTGAACAGATGCCTGGCCCGGAGCGCATCGTGA